AAATGCGCCTCAGGCTCTGCCTGAAAGTAGCCCTCAGGCTCCGCAAAAATGTCGCCCTGTATAAAGGACTCAGTGTCAGACATTGAGCTCGTTCGAAATCAGCTTCAGGTATGGGCCTaacttcttcctgctcGGCAACAAAACTTGTTCAGCGAccggcgatgagctgagatttcaaagatcaTCTAGAACGGAGATGGAAGCGCTCGGCCAATTTAGTGCCAGATCCAGGCGCATTGAGAAGGAGACTTGAAAGAGTGCGAATATCACTATAACGCATTTCCCAGTGCACGCGCTAGACACGAAGCTATTCCACAAGAAGTGCGTTCAAAGTTTCCCCAATAAGCTCTTCCCATCTTATATTTCCTCAATAACGTGACATGAAGGTCatattttgttcaaagTGATCCGCACCACTGAAAGCGTAGACGCGAGACTTCGAGAGAGGGACTCGAGCATCCGCTTCCCCTCTTGCTGTTCGCAGCCTAGCACGGCAGTACCCGCCGTCAAGTACCGGGAAACCCCAGGCAACCtgtatcacgtgacagTCGCCGCTCAGCGGGCGAAGCCACTTAACCGGTGGAAGTCCTCCAAAACCCCGAGTGGTTTCATCGATGACCAACGAaaggagcagcagctggacaCACTGTTGTGGGGCGTATTAAACCGCGCGGTGAAGTTACCTTTATCGTTAAATATGATAAAATGGGTATTAGTGATACTATACGGACTGTTAGGCGCTTAAGGGAAAAGTCACAGGAGAAAGCACCCTTCAAAGCCCTGTTCCACGTCTCTTGCCACCACTTCCACTAACTTGTTTATCGTATTCTTTAGAGGCACACGAGCCCATTAGTGTAACATTGTTCTTCGAAACACTGCTGCTCACACTTCTTGGTGAGGTTGGGGTCATGGTCCGGGGTTGCGGAGTGATGGATGACCATAGCAGCACTTAAAAATATATAAGGAGTAAAGGAAGCCAAAAAGTTACTATAAAATGAGAGTCGTGCCGAGTTGTATGTGGTCGAGGGCCGGGCAAATAACTTCTTTTCTCGACAGCCCATAAACCGAACACATTTTAGCAGAAACTTGCCTCGCCCCGCTATAGTTCAGCAATGTCGGACCTGACGCGTatgaaaagctcgaaaatgtcGTACAGGATCGACGGCCTGTTCTTCGTGATAACTTTCACAGACCCGCAGACGTTGAACTCACTGTCCGGCACAGACTTCCTCTACCTTGGGCATCTACTAGAAATCGCAGACCGCTGCGAGTCGACCTATTTCACAGTACTACAAAGCACAGGCCGGTTTTTTTCGTCTGGCGCGGACGTTTCAAATATTGAAAAGGCCCAAGCGGAGGGGAAGGCGCAGCCTTCTGGGATGCTCGGCAAGTGGCTGTCCGAGTTTGTTAGCCGCAACCTGTTTGTGACGCACACCTTTGCTACGCACTCCAAGGTGCTCGTGTGCTGCCTCAACGGTCCCGCTGTGGGCCTCACCGCCGCCATTGTGATGCTTTGTGATATagtgttttcgatgaacGACAAAGTGTACCTGCTCTTCCCGTTCGCGAACCTGGCGCTTGTCACGGAGGGCGCGCTTTCTGTGACGCTGCCTTTGAAGCTAGGCTACAACACGGCGAACGATATTCTCATGTTTGCAAAGCCTGTCAAATTtgacaagctcatcgaaagAGTCATAGTGCGCAATTATAACCTTACTGACGCCGAGACCTTTAACGCCCAAGTCCTCACGGACCTCCGCGAAATGACATCAGGGCTTTACCCACAAAGTTTCACCGGGATTAAGAAATTGCTCAAGAGGTCTCTGGACACACAGATGAAGCGTGCAAACGTGGAGGAAGTGAACGATGCTCTCGCCTTCTGGGTTGAAGGGCTGCCCCAGCAGCGGTTTCGTGAAATAGGCTCCAAAAAGCGCAAACACAAGCTCTGAGCTTGACTGAATTTCTGCGTTCACCTATGTATATACTTTGAAGCCGCGCTGACACACTGTATACACGTCAAGCCTTTCATTCTTCGACTTCGTTCTCGAGGCCCTCAGGCTGCTGCAAGTCTTCCTCCGGTTCGATAGTGTGAAGAACCACCTCCACTGGTTTTTCATTCTCTAGCGAGAGTCGTTTCGAAATACTGACACCGCTCATaatgaagaagaccagGCCTAGCACCGCAAAAAGCCCGCTCCTGGTCGTTTGCCATCTCAGGTTCTCAATTTCGGACTTGATGTCACCGATTATTCGCGTTCCTATCTTGTGGTTGCAGTCCTTTATAGTAAGGTTTATATTTCGGTGGAGCAATGTGTTCTCTATCTTGTGGTCGTTGAAGTCTACGCGGGAgtcttttttcaataaaTTGATGAACTGCTCATTGAGCTCGTCGTGTGCAAGGTGTAGTCCTCGGTGCAGTTGCAGAATCTTGAGATTTTGCTCATTAAGCGCGGCTTCTCTAGAGACCTGTATGGTATATCGTAATTCAGTCTCTGCAGCGTTGAAAAGGTGAGACTGGGTATCCAGTTCCGTCCTGCGAAGAAATTTATTGTTGTACTCTGCAAAGAACTCCTCGTTGAGAGTTTGGAGTAGTAATTCGATCGCTGCAGTGCTCTGTTTTGGAGTGAACCCACTTCGTAGAAGTCTCTCGTAGCACCGCAAAGTATCAATTTGATTCTCAGCGGTAGTAGACTCAAACCCGTTGCCCTCTGATATTAGCTGTTCTGGTAGCTTCCCTATAAAATTCCCTTGTatatcttcaacttcgtTTGTTTTACGCCCTTCAGGCTTGACGCTGCTGTTGAACCGCTTGTAGCTATAGCGTAATGACCGTCCGAAGGCCCGGCATCTTAGCATCATAGCTTTCGCACGCTTATTTGTCGATACAACACTTGAACAAAgccaagctttttgaacagcttTACGCTTTTTTTTATTGCACGAGATTGGAAGGTATTATTTAACTTATTGTCAGAAAGATGCTACTTCAAATCCAAACAAAATCACGAATTAATGTGGCAGTGAGACCACTCTTCTTCCGCCCGCTGAAGCGTAACACGAGAGACAGGCCACAAttatcaaagctttttaaCGAACTCCGCTGCATCTTAAGACCCTGCCTCGCGAAACTGGCAAGTTTGATGTTCGAGGAATCCATTAAACTACAACCTTAGATAGCTTTCCAAAGGATCACAGCTGCAATGAAAGCACTGCTGCGCTGTGGCTTCCATACTATTGCAGCCCGTTCGATTaagaagaacaagttaCCACCGAGGCCCAAGCTCTCTACCCAAATGGAGACAGAACTGGAGGAGAAGTTTCTCCATGGAGGCAGAGGCCCCGGAGGACAGAAAATCAATAAATGCAACAGCAAGGTTCAGCTAAAACACCTGCCAAGCGGGATTGTCGTGGAGTGCCAGGAGACCAGATCCAGAGACCAGAACCGGAAGCTTGCTCgtgaaaagcttgcttTACGTATTGCACAGTGGCAAGGCGGGGGTGGGCCCGTAGCGCGGGAGGTTGCCTTGCATGAATGGGAGCGACAAGGCAAGCGTAGCAAGGAGCGCAAGAGTAAAGATAAGCACGTGAAGCATCAAGAGGTGCGCAGATCTGCCGAGATGCAAAAAttgcaagaagaagaagacttgCTTCGCAGCCTTTTGACGTAACCTTCAGACGAGTAGTCTCGTAAGCTATATTTCACAAGCCTATCAAAGTCCgatatttttgacaaaTTCCGCCATCATCAGGCGGTTTAACTTTCCTTGTCTTAATTGTAACGGATAGGAAGAAAACATCGAATAATAAGGTTATATGCCTCAGCTTTTCACAGGGCCTTTGCCGCCCCGATCCTTGAAGGCATTCGGACTTCGTAGACTCTTTAAACGTTGTTTACTCATAGTGTGATTTTATAGTGATACACCAAAAATTTCGAACCGTGTTTGCATATGATTTCTCATCAATTACAATTAACAAAAGTCAGGCTCAGATAGTGAGGCAAATGGGACGCCCCCCAAAGATCGTGAGTCAAGAGAACATCGAGCGGTTCCAGCTGGAACTGGAGCTCGCTGGCCAGGATGCTGAGctccttttgaaggataAGAAAGGAAGGTCCCGGTCATGCTTGTTATGTCAAAGGCGAAAGAGGCGTTGCGACCATAAGATGCCAAGTTGCACGGCTTGCTTGAAAGCTGCAGTGAAGTGCATACAGCCTGCAAAGTATGTGGGTAGGTCTCCGCGCTCAAACACGCCGTCACAGTCTCCACAGCCTCAGGAGCGAGCCCGCTCGCAAACTTATCCGAACAACGAGAAAAATGAGTACACAGCATTCCTTgagaaaaagctcaagtaCTTAGAAAAGCTGTTTGAGCTTCCTCCTAATGGAACCCCATTCAAAAACCGGCTATCGAACTACAAGCGGATTGCGCATTTGCTCGACGGCCAGAGCAATAATGCTTTAGAACTTCCAGCGCCTACTTACTCTAACTCTGTGCCGCTCCCATCAAGCACTTCCTCGCCTATTTTGCCACCTCCCCAAACTGTCAAATTTTTCCCTCTTCAGCCCGATAACCTCTCGGCTGGTAAATCTCCCTTGAGCGCCCATCCTATTGCGTCTCTTGCTGCTCTTACATCCGACTCCCTCGAGTCAATAGACTTCTCTCAATGCATCTTTGCAAAGTACTGTTTGAAGGACTTTCTCTCCTATGATCctgcttttgagtttgaggAGCAGTTGTC
The Lachancea thermotolerans CBS 6340 chromosome G complete sequence genome window above contains:
- the RSO55 gene encoding Rso55p (similar to uniprot|Q05863 Saccharomyces cerevisiae YLR281C Hypothetical ORF), with translation MKALLRCGFHTIAARSIKKNKLPPRPKLSTQMETELEEKFLHGGRGPGGQKINKCNSKVQLKHLPSGIVVECQETRSRDQNRKLAREKLALRIAQWQGGGGPVAREVALHEWERQGKRSKERKSKDKHVKHQEVRRSAEMQKLQEEEDLLRSLLT
- the ECI1 gene encoding dodecenoyl-CoA isomerase (similar to uniprot|Q05871 Saccharomyces cerevisiae YLR284C ECI1 Peroxisomal delta3 delta2-enoyl- CoA isomerase hexameric protein that converts 3-hexenoyl- CoA to trans-2-hexenoyl-CoA essential for the beta- oxidation of unsaturated fatty acids oleate-induced); translation: MSDLTRMKSSKMSYRIDGLFFVITFTDPQTLNSLSGTDFLYLGHLLEIADRCESTYFTVLQSTGRFFSSGADVSNIEKAQAEGKAQPSGMLGKWLSEFVSRNLFVTHTFATHSKVLVCCLNGPAVGLTAAIVMLCDIVFSMNDKVYLLFPFANLALVTEGALSVTLPLKLGYNTANDILMFAKPVKFDKLIERVIVRNYNLTDAETFNAQVLTDLREMTSGLYPQSFTGIKKLLKRSLDTQMKRANVEEVNDALAFWVEGLPQQRFREIGSKKRKHKL
- the PUT7 gene encoding Put7p (similar to uniprot|Q05867 Saccharomyces cerevisiae YLR283W Hypothetical ORF), producing the protein MMLRCRAFGRSLRYSYKRFNSSVKPEGRKTNEVEDIQGNFIGKLPEQLISEGNGFESTTAENQIDTLRCYERLLRSGFTPKQSTAAIELLLQTLNEEFFAEYNNKFLRRTELDTQSHLFNAAETELRYTIQVSREAALNEQNLKILQLHRGLHLAHDELNEQFINLLKKDSRVDFNDHKIENTLLHRNINLTIKDCNHKIGTRIIGDIKSEIENLRWQTTRSGLFAVLGLVFFIMSGVSISKRLSLENEKPVEVVLHTIEPEEDLQQPEGLENEVEE